The following proteins come from a genomic window of Gloeomargarita sp. SRBZ-1_bins_9:
- a CDS encoding pyridoxine 5'-phosphate synthase, which produces MPTLGVNIDHVATVRQARRTTEPDPVAAAILAELGGADGITVHLREDRRHIQERDVRLLRQTVQTHLNLEMAATEEMVAIALDIRPDYVTLVPERREEITTEGGLDVVGNLKLLTQTVGTLQGQGIPVSLFIAAEPDQIRAAQQTGARWIELHTGPYALARHEEECQQELRRLTLGAKLAQELGLRVNAGHGLTYHNVYPVACIPGMEELNIGHSIISRAVLVGLTQAVQDMKRAMRGEL; this is translated from the coding sequence GTGCCTACACTCGGCGTCAACATAGACCATGTTGCCACAGTCCGCCAGGCCCGACGCACGACGGAACCGGACCCGGTGGCTGCGGCCATCTTGGCAGAGCTGGGGGGGGCAGATGGGATTACGGTACACTTGCGGGAGGACCGGCGGCATATCCAAGAACGGGACGTGCGCCTGCTGCGGCAAACGGTGCAAACCCACCTCAATCTGGAAATGGCAGCGACCGAGGAGATGGTGGCTATTGCGCTGGACATTCGCCCGGATTATGTGACCCTGGTGCCGGAACGGCGGGAGGAAATCACCACCGAGGGGGGGTTGGACGTGGTGGGTAACCTCAAGCTCTTGACACAGACGGTGGGCACACTTCAGGGGCAGGGGATACCGGTGAGTTTGTTTATTGCTGCCGAACCGGACCAGATTCGGGCTGCTCAGCAAACCGGTGCCCGCTGGATCGAGCTACACACGGGTCCCTACGCCCTGGCGCGCCATGAAGAGGAATGTCAACAGGAACTGCGGCGATTAACCTTGGGGGCGAAATTAGCCCAGGAGTTGGGGTTGCGGGTGAACGCGGGCCATGGGTTGACCTATCACAACGTCTATCCGGTGGCCTGTATTCCCGGGATGGAAGAACTGAATATCGGCCACAGCATTATCAGCCGGGCGGTGCTGGTGGGATTGACGCAAGCTGTACAGGACATGAAGCGGGCCATGCGCGGGGAATTGTAG
- a CDS encoding ABC transporter permease: MLTPSVGTVLDSYPFSAIVPFWQRQSPAQRVFLLGGLALVLVYLLAALLAPWLVSLGLPDPQEFLRHSPQQPPSPQHWFGTDRQGYDVLSRVIFGARAAWQVVLWATGLSLGVGFPLGALSGYWGGKVDRVILFLMDTLYTLPGLLLALTAAFVVGRGVLNAALALSIAYIPQYYRVIRNHTLSLKNELFVEAARALGAGDWRILVHHLGRHLGRDLPVLISVNSADAILTLAGLGFLGLGLPPETPEWGHELAQALDSLPTGVWWTTLFPGLAMTGLVVGLSLVSEALGEA; this comes from the coding sequence ATGTTGACGCCGAGTGTAGGCACCGTGTTGGACTCCTATCCCTTCTCTGCCATTGTACCCTTCTGGCAACGCCAATCCCCGGCACAACGGGTCTTTTTACTGGGCGGCTTGGCCTTGGTGTTGGTTTATCTCCTAGCGGCTCTGCTGGCCCCCTGGCTGGTGTCCCTGGGGTTGCCGGACCCCCAAGAATTTCTCCGCCATAGCCCGCAGCAACCCCCCAGCCCCCAGCATTGGTTCGGCACCGACCGCCAGGGCTACGACGTGCTCAGCCGGGTGATTTTTGGGGCGCGGGCGGCCTGGCAGGTGGTGCTGTGGGCGACGGGCCTGAGTTTGGGGGTCGGTTTTCCCCTGGGTGCCCTGAGTGGCTATTGGGGCGGCAAAGTGGACAGGGTGATCCTGTTTCTCATGGACACCCTTTACACCTTACCCGGGCTGCTGTTGGCCTTGACGGCGGCCTTTGTGGTGGGGCGAGGGGTGCTCAATGCCGCCTTGGCTCTGAGCATTGCCTATATCCCTCAGTACTATCGTGTGATCCGCAACCACACCCTGAGCCTGAAAAATGAACTGTTTGTGGAAGCAGCCCGAGCATTGGGGGCCGGCGATTGGCGGATTCTGGTCCATCATTTGGGGCGGCACCTGGGGCGGGATTTACCGGTGCTCATTAGCGTCAACAGCGCCGATGCCATCTTAACCCTGGCCGGGCTGGGTTTTTTGGGGTTAGGTTTACCGCCGGAGACGCCGGAGTGGGGACACGAGCTGGCCCAGGCCCTCGACAGTTTGCCGACAGGTGTATGGTGGACAACTCTCTTTCCTGGCCTGGCCATGACGGGGTTGGTGGTGGGGTTATCCCTGGTGAGCGAAGCCTTGGGGGAAGCCTAG
- a CDS encoding GUN4 domain-containing protein, whose amino-acid sequence MELDDLYAELSLLRRTNELLRQENENLKLGRDVLLERLRQLEVVTSPCQNCLGMSESWLLQASGVNYAYLKELLARKDWEAADLETQRLLLQIAGPKAQERGFLDATDIDHLPCIALKIINKLWSVYSNGKYGYIVQQRIWSQTRSTANLWGHPDFEGYYPMREGIGYSLAQRLIRCALESF is encoded by the coding sequence ATGGAGCTGGACGACCTCTATGCGGAACTGAGCCTGCTGCGGCGGACCAATGAATTGCTGCGCCAGGAAAATGAGAACCTCAAACTGGGGCGGGATGTGCTGCTGGAGCGATTGCGACAACTAGAAGTCGTCACCAGCCCCTGCCAAAACTGCCTAGGGATGAGCGAGAGCTGGTTATTGCAGGCATCGGGGGTCAACTATGCCTACTTGAAAGAACTGCTGGCCCGAAAAGATTGGGAAGCTGCCGATCTAGAAACCCAGCGGCTACTGCTGCAAATTGCCGGCCCCAAAGCCCAGGAACGGGGTTTTTTAGACGCCACCGATATTGACCATCTACCCTGCATCGCCCTGAAGATTATCAATAAGCTCTGGAGCGTTTATTCCAACGGCAAATACGGCTATATCGTCCAGCAACGCATTTGGTCCCAAACCCGCAGCACTGCCAATTTATGGGGGCATCCCGATTTTGAGGGTTACTACCCCATGCGGGAAGGAATCGGCTATTCCCTCGCCCAGCGCCTGATCCGGTGCGCCCTGGAGAGTTTTTAG
- a CDS encoding S-layer homology domain-containing protein, translating into MNTLRLGRLLGASGLTLLLATPSLAFSDTRNFWAESCIQQLANRGIIGGYPDGTFRPNNPVTRAEFATMINRAFLSGSGRGAMGFRDVPPGFWAYDAINQAAGAGFLSGYPDGTFRPNQNIPRVQVLVALSSGLNLSPTQAPEVTLTRLYRDADAIPTYARPGVAAASEQQLVVNYPDVSLLRPNQLATRADVAASLCQSLQIAGIPSQYIANFSPATPIQAGVATLPQGTLIVTRLGNQRVILAPQDTLPLTVTVAQDVRDSQGRVLLPAGSTITGRLQPAGQGSQFVAQQVTVRGQTLPLDATSAPVRRTREVSERSLRPILPGALVGTAAAALIAGVTGDRRIEAGEVLAGTAAGAAAGLNWGREPGKALRDFGIGAAVGAAVGGLSGDRRVTATEVLGGAVLGSVVGGAADRRQIREVIVLEPNSDLVLTVNQPVNLPL; encoded by the coding sequence ATGAACACGTTACGTCTTGGGCGTCTTTTGGGTGCTAGTGGTTTGACTTTGCTGCTGGCCACACCCAGTTTAGCATTCAGCGATACTCGGAATTTCTGGGCCGAAAGTTGCATTCAGCAATTGGCCAATCGGGGCATTATCGGTGGCTATCCTGACGGCACTTTTCGCCCCAACAATCCGGTCACCCGGGCGGAATTTGCCACGATGATTAACCGGGCCTTTTTGTCCGGGTCTGGTCGAGGGGCCATGGGTTTCCGGGATGTGCCGCCGGGCTTTTGGGCCTATGACGCCATCAATCAAGCGGCTGGGGCTGGTTTCCTGTCCGGCTACCCCGACGGTACTTTCCGGCCTAACCAAAACATCCCCCGGGTGCAGGTGCTGGTTGCCCTGAGCAGCGGCCTCAATCTCAGCCCCACCCAGGCCCCGGAGGTGACCCTCACCCGCCTGTATCGGGATGCGGACGCCATTCCCACCTATGCCCGGCCAGGGGTGGCGGCGGCCAGTGAGCAACAGTTGGTGGTGAATTACCCCGATGTTTCCCTCCTGCGCCCCAATCAATTGGCCACCCGGGCAGATGTAGCGGCCAGCCTTTGCCAGAGCTTGCAAATCGCCGGCATTCCCAGCCAGTACATCGCCAACTTCAGCCCGGCCACGCCTATCCAAGCAGGGGTCGCCACCTTGCCCCAGGGAACTCTCATCGTCACCCGCCTGGGGAATCAGCGGGTGATTCTCGCCCCCCAGGACACCTTACCCCTAACGGTCACGGTGGCCCAGGACGTGCGGGATAGTCAAGGTCGGGTGCTCCTACCTGCAGGAAGCACCATCACGGGGCGGTTGCAACCGGCAGGTCAGGGGTCCCAGTTTGTCGCCCAGCAGGTCACGGTCCGCGGCCAAACCCTTCCCCTAGACGCAACCTCGGCGCCGGTGCGGCGGACCCGCGAGGTGAGTGAGCGCAGTTTACGGCCCATCCTCCCCGGCGCCCTGGTGGGTACGGCGGCGGCCGCCCTGATTGCGGGGGTCACCGGCGACCGACGCATTGAAGCCGGCGAAGTCTTAGCTGGTACAGCAGCGGGTGCGGCAGCGGGCTTGAACTGGGGGCGGGAACCGGGTAAGGCCCTGCGGGATTTCGGGATTGGCGCAGCTGTGGGTGCAGCGGTCGGGGGTCTGTCTGGTGACCGGCGGGTAACGGCGACGGAAGTCCTCGGGGGGGCCGTCTTGGGTTCTGTCGTCGGTGGTGCAGCGGACCGGCGTCAAATCCGGGAAGTGATTGTCCTGGAACCCAACAGCGACCTGGTGCTGACCGTCAATCAACCGGTTAACCTGCCCTTGTAG
- a CDS encoding methyltransferase domain-containing protein, protein MPTAYWWGNSAKSWVLQDLLGRLRPDRPSVVLDYGCGDGGYWPQILRDYPCIQWWGFEPHPQRRRLAQERLAGLPARLLERSELEQVAINADFIVSFSVLEHVYDRRRYLQIAKRQLAPQGIFYLNYDDGHFRALLDVHQPRTWLPACKVALHNWLAPFLARLGYVAPFQQRVIQAEIDQLLREVGWQIQAVFYSNLECLKHLSKTLPQAQKDRFMQVWLALEKTLNDEFQHPGPIWGGDSTNLWTVMPSRTLVLTHSPA, encoded by the coding sequence GTGCCAACGGCCTATTGGTGGGGCAATAGCGCCAAGTCCTGGGTGCTGCAAGACCTACTGGGCCGCCTCCGCCCGGACCGTCCATCCGTGGTTTTGGATTACGGCTGTGGGGATGGGGGGTATTGGCCGCAAATTCTCCGGGACTATCCCTGTATCCAATGGTGGGGATTTGAACCCCATCCCCAACGGCGCCGATTGGCACAAGAACGTCTAGCCGGTCTGCCAGCCCGGTTGCTGGAGAGATCGGAGTTGGAACAGGTGGCTATTAATGCCGATTTCATCGTCAGTTTTAGCGTCCTGGAGCACGTTTACGACCGCCGGCGTTATCTGCAAATTGCTAAACGTCAACTGGCGCCCCAGGGAATTTTTTACCTGAACTACGACGACGGCCATTTTCGCGCCCTGCTGGATGTGCATCAACCCCGCACCTGGCTACCAGCCTGTAAAGTGGCCCTACATAATTGGCTAGCTCCTTTTTTGGCGCGTCTGGGGTATGTGGCGCCGTTTCAACAGAGAGTCATTCAGGCCGAAATTGACCAGCTACTGCGGGAAGTGGGGTGGCAGATTCAAGCGGTTTTCTACAGCAATCTGGAATGTCTCAAACATCTGTCCAAGACCTTACCCCAGGCCCAGAAGGACCGTTTTATGCAGGTATGGCTGGCCTTGGAAAAGACCTTGAACGACGAATTTCAACATCCTGGCCCGATCTGGGGCGGTGACTCAACCAATCTATGGACGGTGATGCCCTCACGGACCCTGGTGTTGACCCATTCCCCGGCGTGA
- the rsfS gene encoding ribosome silencing factor, protein MTDSQRLDPATQLALTIARAADERKGQDILLLRVAEISYLADYFVLVTGSSPAQVRAIARAIEEQVAHQWHRRPRHQEGSPEGGWVLQDYGDVIVHLFLPRERAFYDLERFWAHAERLAFAPVG, encoded by the coding sequence ATGACCGATAGCCAACGTCTTGACCCTGCCACCCAATTGGCGTTGACCATCGCTCGGGCCGCCGATGAGCGCAAAGGTCAAGACATCCTCCTCCTACGAGTTGCGGAGATTTCCTATCTAGCGGATTACTTTGTCCTGGTTACCGGGTCCTCACCAGCCCAAGTCCGCGCCATCGCCCGCGCCATTGAAGAACAAGTAGCCCACCAGTGGCACCGGCGCCCGCGACACCAGGAAGGTTCGCCGGAAGGGGGTTGGGTGTTGCAGGATTACGGTGATGTCATCGTTCACCTTTTCCTACCCCGGGAGCGGGCTTTCTACGACCTGGAACGCTTCTGGGCCCATGCGGAGCGGTTGGCCTTTGCGCCGGTCGGTTAA
- the pstA gene encoding phosphate ABC transporter permease PstA codes for MTTVLPPFEANFRPNFEGRKVQTNIFAVVAFLATIFGLFFLALLLWDVFSNGLPYFNWQFLTKFPSRDPSEAGVLSALVGSIWLMFLIPIFAFPLGIGAAIYLEEYADRDRWYNRILEINTANLAGVPSIIYGLLGLELYVRLFQPITGGRSVLSGALTLATLVLPVVIISTREAIRAVPREMREASYAVGATMWQTIWYHVLPVAFPAILTGTILALARAIGETAPLITLGALTFIAFLPPWPVTTTVDENGLVVIEKVTLGLGSFIEALQTPFTALPIQIFNWASRPQKEFHQVAAAGIIALLGLLVLMNSVAIVLRARFQQRR; via the coding sequence ATGACCACTGTCTTGCCGCCTTTTGAGGCTAACTTTCGTCCTAATTTTGAGGGGCGTAAGGTTCAGACAAATATCTTTGCAGTCGTTGCGTTTCTGGCCACTATCTTTGGTTTGTTTTTCCTGGCCCTTTTGCTGTGGGATGTCTTTAGCAATGGTCTACCCTATTTCAACTGGCAGTTTCTGACCAAGTTTCCTTCGCGCGACCCCTCGGAGGCGGGTGTTTTATCGGCCCTCGTCGGTTCGATCTGGCTGATGTTTTTGATTCCCATCTTTGCGTTTCCCTTGGGCATCGGGGCGGCGATTTACCTGGAGGAATATGCGGACCGGGACCGCTGGTACAACCGAATCCTGGAAATCAATACGGCCAACCTGGCGGGGGTGCCTTCGATTATTTATGGGCTGTTAGGGTTGGAACTGTATGTGCGGTTGTTTCAGCCGATTACGGGGGGACGGTCGGTATTGTCGGGGGCGCTGACCCTGGCGACGTTGGTGCTGCCGGTGGTGATTATTTCCACGCGGGAGGCGATTCGGGCGGTGCCGCGGGAGATGCGGGAGGCGTCCTACGCCGTGGGGGCGACCATGTGGCAGACGATTTGGTACCACGTACTGCCGGTGGCGTTTCCGGCTATCCTGACGGGGACGATTCTGGCGCTGGCGCGGGCGATTGGAGAAACGGCGCCGTTGATTACCCTGGGGGCGTTAACGTTTATTGCCTTCCTGCCCCCCTGGCCGGTGACGACGACGGTAGATGAGAATGGGTTGGTGGTGATTGAGAAGGTAACCCTGGGGCTGGGTTCGTTTATTGAGGCCCTGCAGACGCCTTTTACGGCCTTGCCGATTCAGATCTTCAACTGGGCCAGCCGACCCCAGAAGGAGTTTCACCAGGTGGCGGCCGCCGGGATCATTGCCCTGCTGGGGTTGCTAGTGCTGATGAACAGCGTGGCCATCGTGCTGCGGGCGCGGTTCCAACAGCGGCGGTAA
- the pstC gene encoding phosphate ABC transporter permease subunit PstC, which translates to MTIAEQGFTDYERHQVRSRWVNRFMRLLTGAFASFSIFVTVGITATLVLESLMFFRKLAEEGHSWTKFFTETQWTPLFAEPEFGIIAIIWGTFITSLIAMIVALPVGLLSAIYLSEYAPESVRAVLKPMLEILAGVPTVVYGFFALVVVGPALQAIIPNGQEVVAGLNATSAGFVMGIMIIPLVASLSEDALYAVPNLLREGAYSLGATKFETIVNVVIPSALSGIVSAFLLAVSRAMGETMIVALAAGQNPILELNPLQSVMTITAFIVQVSLGDTPTGTLSFYSIFFAGFILFVMTLILNVLADIFVRRYRIVY; encoded by the coding sequence ATGACCATCGCCGAGCAAGGGTTTACCGACTATGAACGCCATCAGGTGCGCAGCCGCTGGGTCAATCGGTTCATGCGCCTGTTAACGGGGGCGTTTGCTTCTTTTTCTATCTTTGTGACGGTGGGGATCACGGCCACTTTGGTGCTGGAAAGTTTAATGTTCTTCCGCAAGCTTGCTGAGGAAGGACACTCCTGGACCAAATTTTTTACAGAGACTCAATGGACGCCCCTGTTTGCCGAGCCAGAGTTCGGGATTATCGCCATTATTTGGGGTACATTTATCACGTCTTTGATTGCGATGATTGTGGCGCTGCCGGTGGGGCTACTGAGTGCCATTTACTTGAGTGAATATGCGCCGGAATCGGTGCGGGCAGTTTTGAAACCGATGCTGGAAATCCTGGCGGGGGTGCCGACGGTGGTGTACGGCTTTTTTGCCCTGGTGGTGGTGGGGCCGGCGTTGCAGGCTATTATTCCCAACGGGCAGGAAGTAGTGGCGGGTTTGAATGCCACAAGCGCCGGGTTTGTGATGGGGATTATGATTATTCCCCTGGTGGCGTCCCTAAGTGAGGATGCCTTGTATGCGGTGCCCAATCTGTTGCGGGAGGGGGCTTACAGCTTGGGGGCAACCAAGTTTGAAACGATTGTGAATGTGGTGATTCCCTCGGCTCTGTCGGGGATTGTTTCGGCGTTTTTGCTGGCAGTTTCTCGGGCGATGGGGGAGACGATGATCGTGGCTTTGGCGGCGGGACAGAATCCGATTCTGGAGCTGAATCCTCTGCAGTCGGTGATGACGATTACAGCCTTTATCGTGCAGGTGAGTTTGGGGGATACCCCCACCGGTACCCTGTCTTTCTACAGTATCTTCTTTGCCGGTTTCATCCTGTTTGTCATGACGTTGATCCTCAACGTTCTGGCGGACATCTTTGTGCGTAGATACCGCATAGTCTACTAG
- a CDS encoding PstS family phosphate ABC transporter substrate-binding protein, which translates to MKTTTTFWALTTAATLTAGLAGVTQVVAQRRAVVRIDGSSTVFPIAEAIAEEFQKSKRGQVQVTVGVSGTGGGFKKFCNGETDISNASRPIAKREMEACRSKNINYIELPIAFDALTVAVNPRNNWVKQLTVEQLRKMWEPAAQGKIRTWNQVDPSWPNRPLRLFGPGTDSGTFDYFTEAIMGKSRQSRGDYTASEDDNVLVQGVSTDVNALGYFGFAYYEENKNRLKAVPIVNNRGQAVLPSRKTVEDGSYNPLSRPVFIYVSTEALRRPEVREYVEFSMRNASRLVPKTGYVPLPSRIYAANLDNLRRGRTGTVYGGENRVGLTIDQLMKLERVN; encoded by the coding sequence ATGAAGACAACGACGACCTTTTGGGCGCTGACGACGGCTGCTACTTTGACGGCGGGTCTAGCTGGTGTGACCCAGGTAGTGGCGCAAAGGCGTGCCGTGGTGCGGATTGACGGTTCCAGCACGGTCTTTCCCATTGCTGAAGCGATTGCGGAGGAGTTTCAGAAGTCTAAGCGGGGCCAGGTGCAGGTCACAGTGGGGGTCTCTGGCACCGGTGGTGGGTTTAAGAAGTTCTGCAACGGCGAAACGGATATTTCTAACGCCTCGCGACCCATTGCCAAAAGGGAAATGGAAGCCTGCCGGAGCAAGAATATTAACTATATCGAATTGCCCATTGCCTTTGACGCCCTTACGGTGGCGGTGAATCCGCGGAACAATTGGGTGAAGCAGTTGACGGTGGAGCAACTCCGCAAGATGTGGGAGCCAGCGGCCCAAGGGAAAATTCGCACCTGGAACCAAGTGGACCCCAGTTGGCCGAATCGTCCCCTGCGGTTGTTTGGCCCTGGCACGGACTCGGGGACGTTCGACTACTTCACCGAAGCGATCATGGGCAAGTCCAGGCAGAGCCGGGGGGACTATACCGCCAGTGAAGATGACAATGTGCTGGTGCAAGGAGTGTCCACTGACGTTAATGCGCTGGGCTACTTCGGGTTTGCCTACTATGAGGAGAACAAGAACCGGCTGAAGGCGGTGCCCATTGTGAACAACAGGGGTCAGGCGGTGCTGCCGAGTCGCAAGACGGTGGAGGACGGCTCCTACAACCCCCTGTCGCGGCCCGTGTTCATTTACGTGAGCACGGAGGCCCTGCGGCGTCCGGAGGTGCGGGAGTATGTGGAGTTCTCCATGCGCAATGCGAGCCGTCTGGTGCCCAAAACTGGTTACGTGCCCTTGCCTAGCCGGATTTATGCGGCCAATTTGGACAACCTGCGGCGGGGCCGGACAGGCACGGTGTATGGCGGGGAAAACCGGGTCGGTCTGACGATTGACCAACTGATGAAGCTGGAGCGGGTAAACTAG
- a CDS encoding DUF5340 domain-containing protein, which translates to MKSVVLPAPIHYELLMQLLERHTLKALDQYPGQRQHLHDLLATLRKASVQQEWLEEECRRAGFTIEYRWSIHQTESPAHRP; encoded by the coding sequence ATGAAATCGGTTGTCCTGCCTGCACCCATTCACTACGAACTGTTGATGCAACTTCTGGAACGCCATACCCTCAAGGCCCTCGACCAGTATCCTGGCCAACGTCAACACCTGCACGACCTCCTGGCTACCCTACGCAAAGCTAGCGTGCAGCAGGAATGGCTGGAGGAGGAATGCCGCCGGGCTGGATTCACCATCGAATATCGCTGGTCCATCCATCAAACCGAATCACCCGCCCATCGGCCTTGA
- a CDS encoding DUF3143 domain-containing protein has protein sequence MRPWPSPDTPLYNHSLGAIEDWLRTLGARQNPQELHRWFLQRGQWQAELSLEIEELQVRYLGAGGGRDVVRRFRYSLSRQEVQTGILQGP, from the coding sequence ATGCGTCCTTGGCCGAGTCCAGATACGCCGTTGTACAACCATTCCCTGGGGGCTATCGAAGATTGGTTGCGGACATTGGGTGCCCGGCAAAACCCCCAGGAATTGCACCGCTGGTTTCTCCAACGGGGCCAGTGGCAGGCGGAATTATCCCTGGAGATCGAGGAGTTGCAGGTGCGTTACCTGGGGGCAGGGGGTGGGCGGGATGTGGTCCGGCGCTTCCGCTACTCCCTGAGTCGGCAGGAGGTGCAGACGGGAATTTTGCAAGGGCCGTAA
- a CDS encoding NAD(P)H-quinone oxidoreductase subunit N: MEAMALTALNTVTIAPELLVVVTLTVVLLADLVTGRQAYRWTPYLAVAGLVGAVVALVGQWSLPVTEGFAGSFQADRIGILFRGMIALSGAMGVLMAIRYVEEVGSALGEYITILLVATVGGMFLAGADEMVMVFVSLETLGLASYLLAGYMKRDVRSNEAALKYLLIGATSSAIFLYGLSLLYGLSGGETRLGAIAQALVQRDLGQSLGVLVALVFVIAGIAFKLSAVPFHQWTPDVYEGSPTPVVAFLSVGSKAAGFALAIRLLVTAFPEATPQWRFVFEALAVLSMVLGNVVALTQTSLKRLLAYSSIGQAGFLMIGLAIGTPEGYASILFYTFIYLFMNLGAFACVILFSLRAGTDEISEYAGLYQKDPLLTLGLSLCLLSLGGIPPLAGFFGKLYIFWAGWQAGAYGLVLVGLVTSVISIYYYIRVVRMAVVKEPQEMSLAVQNYPAITWDRPGLPELRATLVTCVVVTAVAGLLANPILTVANQAVQTTPFLQPTLVSQR; encoded by the coding sequence ATGGAGGCAATGGCATTGACGGCGCTGAATACGGTCACGATCGCACCTGAGTTGCTGGTTGTGGTGACCTTGACGGTCGTGTTGCTGGCGGACTTGGTCACGGGCCGACAAGCTTATCGTTGGACACCCTATCTGGCGGTGGCGGGTCTGGTCGGGGCGGTGGTGGCCCTGGTGGGGCAGTGGTCGCTACCGGTGACGGAGGGATTTGCCGGTAGTTTTCAGGCTGACCGCATCGGCATTCTGTTCCGGGGGATGATTGCCCTGTCAGGGGCGATGGGGGTGCTGATGGCCATTCGTTATGTGGAGGAAGTGGGCAGCGCCCTGGGGGAGTACATCACAATTTTGTTGGTGGCTACGGTGGGGGGCATGTTCCTGGCCGGGGCGGATGAGATGGTGATGGTGTTTGTGTCCCTGGAAACGTTGGGGCTGGCCTCTTACCTGCTGGCGGGTTACATGAAGCGGGATGTGCGCTCCAATGAGGCGGCGCTGAAGTATCTGCTGATTGGGGCCACCAGTTCCGCCATCTTCTTGTATGGGTTGTCCTTGCTGTATGGGTTGTCGGGGGGAGAGACCCGTTTGGGGGCTATTGCCCAGGCTCTGGTGCAACGGGATTTGGGGCAGTCCTTGGGGGTGTTGGTGGCCCTGGTGTTTGTGATCGCCGGGATTGCCTTTAAGTTGTCGGCGGTGCCTTTTCACCAATGGACGCCGGATGTCTATGAGGGGTCGCCGACGCCGGTGGTGGCCTTTTTGTCGGTGGGGTCGAAGGCGGCGGGATTTGCTCTGGCGATCCGTTTGCTGGTGACGGCCTTTCCCGAGGCAACGCCCCAGTGGCGGTTTGTGTTTGAGGCGCTGGCGGTTTTGAGTATGGTGTTGGGGAATGTGGTGGCCCTGACCCAAACCAGCCTGAAGCGCCTGTTGGCCTATTCCTCCATTGGGCAGGCGGGTTTTCTCATGATCGGCTTGGCCATCGGCACACCGGAGGGCTACGCCAGCATCCTGTTTTACACCTTTATTTACCTGTTTATGAACCTGGGGGCCTTTGCCTGTGTGATTTTGTTTAGCCTGCGGGCGGGCACGGATGAGATTAGCGAATATGCTGGCCTGTATCAGAAAGATCCGCTGTTGACCTTGGGGCTGAGTTTGTGCCTGTTGTCCCTGGGGGGGATTCCACCTCTGGCGGGCTTTTTCGGCAAACTGTATATCTTCTGGGCCGGTTGGCAGGCGGGGGCCTATGGGTTGGTGCTGGTGGGGCTGGTCACCAGCGTGATCTCCATCTACTACTACATCCGGGTGGTGCGGATGGCGGTGGTGAAGGAACCCCAGGAAATGTCCCTGGCGGTCCAAAATTATCCGGCGATTACCTGGGACCGGCCCGGTTTGCCGGAGTTGAGGGCGACGTTGGTGACCTGCGTGGTGGTGACGGCGGTGGCCGGGTTGCTGGCTAATCCCATCCTGACAGTGGCCAACCAGGCCGTACAGACCACGCCCTTTCTCCAACCTACCCTGGTGTCTCAGCGCTAG
- a CDS encoding C40 family peptidase, with amino-acid sequence MPYRCLADLDLYESPTSDRLVTQARAGRWLYGGEKQGSRVRVTLAEDDYSGWINAADWERLILTTEAYEPPQLTRPAIQLRLPLVLHFVIQAMGQPHVYRWGGTVGPDFDCSGLVQTAFAQAGIWLPRDAYQQEAFVLAIDPSDLQPGDLVFFGLGERATHVGIYLGRQQYIHCSGPEQGRNGIGVDSLGPDRGPIGETYYRQWRGAGRVMASYQPRTPSAETPG; translated from the coding sequence ATGCCCTACCGGTGTCTAGCCGATTTAGACCTCTACGAATCCCCTACCAGTGACCGTTTGGTGACCCAGGCTCGGGCCGGCCGCTGGCTGTATGGGGGGGAGAAACAGGGGTCACGGGTTCGGGTCACCTTGGCGGAGGACGACTATAGCGGCTGGATCAACGCAGCGGACTGGGAACGGTTGATCTTGACCACCGAAGCCTACGAACCACCCCAACTCACCCGCCCGGCCATCCAACTACGGTTGCCGCTGGTGTTGCATTTCGTCATCCAAGCCATGGGACAACCCCATGTCTATCGCTGGGGGGGGACGGTCGGTCCAGATTTTGATTGCTCGGGGTTGGTGCAGACGGCCTTTGCCCAGGCGGGTATCTGGTTGCCCCGGGATGCCTATCAGCAGGAGGCCTTTGTTCTAGCCATTGACCCCAGCGACCTGCAGCCCGGGGACTTGGTGTTTTTTGGCCTAGGGGAACGGGCAACCCACGTGGGGATTTACCTAGGCCGGCAACAGTACATTCACTGCTCCGGTCCCGAACAGGGTCGCAATGGCATTGGCGTAGATTCCCTCGGACCGGACCGGGGACCCATCGGCGAAACCTACTATCGGCAGTGGCGGGGAGCTGGGCGGGTTATGGCCTCCTACCAACCCCGCACCCCTAGCGCTGAGACACCAGGGTAG